The sequence AGGTGACCGTGGGTGGGGACGATCGCCTGCACGTCCCCTTCGAGGTCGCTCATCACCCGGTCGTCCGGGATGGCGCCCATGTCGATCAGGTCGAGGCTATGCATCTGCTCCGTCTGGAGGTTGTCGTGGACTAGAACCTGCGAGAGGTTCAGGCCCATGTCGAAGACGACGATGTCGTCACCGGCACGGACGGCAGTCATCTGGCGGCCGACTTCTTCGTAGCCGCCGATTGTTGCGATTTCGATTTCCATGGTTGGGATCCGATCAGAGCAATCCCAGAACTCGTCAGAGTGCGCCTGGTGAAGGAGAGACTAGCGTGAACGGACGCCGACGGTCGATTTCGATGGCCATCGGCCGCGGTCCACGCCAGTCCCGGGGACAGCGCGTATTTCGGTTGTATGGCTATCGGTCGCGGCGACGTATATACCCCGTGGAACAGGCGCCGGTAGGAATAGTCGCCATAAGAGAGGGCGAAGTAGACTGGTGGGATCGTCGTCGACCGGTCACCACACTATTAGTTCGACCGGCTGCTGCGTGGCGTATGGTCGATACGCGACGGCGGCAGATCTTACGGATTGGTGGTGTGGGGATGGCAGGTTTCGCTGGCTGTGCATCCACGTCGTCAACTGACGACACGCCGGCGGGACAATCGGGGGGCGCGAATGGCGCCACTGACGCGGGCTCAGCCACGCTGGAGTTCGGCACCGATGGAGAAATACTCTCGTCGCCGACGGTCGTCGACGGGACGGTGTACGTCGGGTCGGCCGACAACCGGCTATACGCGGTCGACGCGACAACGGGTGACGAGCAGTGGCGGTTCGGGACGGACGGTACGGTCTACTCTTCGCCACAGGTCGTCGACGGGACGGTGTACGTCGGGTCGGGGTTGGGACAGGACCCGGGGGACACTCGGCTGTACGCGGTCGACGCGGCGACGGGTACCGAACAGTGGCAGTTCGAAACCGGGAATCGGGTGAAGGCGTCGCCGACTGTCGCGGGCGAGACCGTCTACGTCACGTCCCGGGACGGAAACCTCTACGCGATCAACGCGGCGTCGGGGGAGCAGCAGTGGGCCTTCGATATCGGCTACACCGCCGAATCATCGCCGGCCGTCGTCGACGGCACGGTGTACGCGGGGTCGTTCGACAACAACCTGTACGCTGTCGACGCCGAATCGGGGACCGAGCGGTGGCGGTTCGAAACCGGCGACCTCGTTCGGTCGTCGCCGACGGTAGCGTCGGGAACGGTGTACGTCGGGTCGTCCGACGACACCCTGTACGCGCTGGACGCCGCGACGGGGGACCTGGCGTGGGAGTTCGCGACGGAGGACTCGGAGTTCGGCGTTCAGTCGTCGCCGACGGTTCACAACGGGATGGTGTTTGTGGGCGCCTACGACACGACCCTGTACGCCGTCGACGCGGAAGCGGGAACGGCGGAATGGGGCGTCGCCACGGACGACGTCGTCGTCTCCTCACCGACGGTCGTCGGTGGGACCGTCTACGTCGGCTCCCAGGACGGCAACCTCTACGCGGTGGACCGCGAGACGGGCGACGAACGCTGGAGCCTGTCGACCGGGGGCAGCGTGTTCTCGTCGCCGACGGTAGCGTCGGGAACGGTGTACGTCGGGTCGGACGACACGACTCTCTATGGAGTGGCGCTCGACGGTAACGGGTCGAGCGAGGGGTCGCGCATCCGTCACCGGACGCTGGGACACCACGGAAGCGAGTGACTGACCGCCGGTCGTGTCACGCTCAGATAATTTAGGCCCACCTAAAGTTCGAAAGTGGTTTAACTATTTAGGCTGGCCTAAACATCATGTCGCAGGAACCGAACCGTAGCGGCCTGACACGGCGAGCGTATCTGACATGCGGCGGCGCAGTCGTTGCCGGGGGACTGCTCGCTGGCTGTGCGGGCGGCGCGGGGTCGTCGCCCGACTCGGACGCGGGCGAGTCGCACAGCGTCTCTATCGAGCCAATGGGAGAGGTCACGTTCGACGCCGTCCCGGAGCGGTGGGTGGCGAACAACGGCAGTTGGGCGGACATGGGCGTGGCGCTCGGCCTCGAACCGCCGAAGGCCGTTTGGCTCACGAGCCGCTATCATACCCAGTACTACGACGCCGTGCCCGGCGTCTCGGTCGATGCGAGCGACATGGTCCCGCTCTATCAGGACGGCGTGAGCAAGGAGCTGTTCTACGAACTCGACGCCGATGTCCACGTGATGGATCCCAACTTCCTCATGAACCGGTTCGACGGGTGGGAGCGATCGGACGTCGACGAAATCGAGGAGAACGTCGCCCCGCTGTTCGGGAACTGCATCTACGCCCAGCATTACCCCTGGCACGAGGACTACCGCTACTACACCCTCTACGAGGCGTTCGAGAAGCTCGCGCGGGTGTTCGACCGCGTCGACCGATACGAGGCGTTCGAAGGCGTCCACGCCGACTTCCAGCAGTCCCTCTCCCCGGTCGTCCCCGGTGAGGACGAGCGCCCGTCAGTCGCCGTCACCTGGGGCGTCGGCGACGCGCCCGAATCGTTCTACCCCTACATCATCGGCAAGGGGACCGGATTCAAACACCTGCGCGACCTCGGCGTTCGCGACGCCCTCGCGAACACGGCAGTCAAGGACTTCCACGGCAGCCGCGCGGCCATCGACCTCGAGACGCTGCTGGAGGTCGATCCCGAGGTGCTGCTGCTCCGCGGCTACGAGGCCAAATCCGCCGACGAGTTCCAGGAGACGGTCGCGTCGTTCCTCCGGGACCACGACACCGCGAGCGAACTCACCGCGGTGCAGAACGGCGACATCTACCGCGCCGGTGGCCTGTATCAGGGACCGATCACGAACATGGTGCTCACCGAGCGCACGGCTCGGCAGCTCTACGGGGTCGAGGACGACCTGTTCGACCGTGACCGCGTCGCGGCCATCGTCGACGGAGCGCTGTAACGATGGTCGGAACGAACAGCCACCGACGGTGTGTGGTCGCACGTGGTCGTGAACCTGCGGCCGGCGCGATGAGGAAGGTGAGTTCTCGTGGCCAGTGAATCGGTGACCGACACCGGTGCAGCCAGACACCGCGACGGCTGGCTCGGCTGGATCAACGGCTCGCTCGTGGCGCTCTGTCTGGGCAGTCTCGCCGTCGTCGTTGCAGGCGGACTCGTCCAGGTGAGTTTCGGCGCGTTCTCCATGACCGTCGTCGAAGCCTGGCAGGCCGTGTTCAACCCCGCGGTGCTCTTCGACGGGCAGGCGTGGCGATCCTTCCTCCTCGGGGGCGACCTCCCCGAGATGAACCACCGCAGCCTCATCGTCTGGAACATCCGCCTGCCCCGCGTGTTCGTCGGCGTGTTGGTCGGGATGAACCTCGCCGTCTCGGGTGCGATCTTTCAGGCGGTCACCCGCAACGAACTCGCCAGTCCGTTCATCCTCGGCGTCTCCTCGGGAGCCGGCCTGCTGATCTTGCTCACGCTGGTCGTGTTCTCCGGGCTGTCGGCGTTCCTGCCACTGATCGCCGCCGTCGGCGGCTCGGTGGCATTTCTGATCGTCTACGCCATCGCGTGGAAAAACGGGACGTCGCCCGTCAGACTCGTTCTCGCGGGGGTCATCGTCGGCACCGTCTTCGGAAGCCTGCAGACGGCGCTGTTTTTCTTCGCGAACGACATCGGCGTCGTCCAGTCCGCCATCGCGTGGACGACTGGCTCGCTGACGGGGACGGACTGGGAGCAGGTCCGGATGGCCCTGCCGTGGACCGTGGTCGCCATGGTCCTCGCGCTCGCCAGTTCGCGGCAGTTGAACGTCCTCCTGCTGGGCGAGCGGACGGCGCGGTCGCTGGGCATGAGCGTCGAGCGGGTCCGGTTCGCGCTCTCGGGCGTGGCCGTGCTGGCCGCCGCCGCGAGCATCGCCGTCGCGGGTATCGTCGGCTTCGTCGGCCTCATCGTCCCGCACATGGTTCGGAACGTCGTCGGCAGCGACTACCGCCAACTCGTCGTCGGCTGCGTGTTCGCAGGCCCGGCGCTGATGGTCGTCGCCGACGTGGGCGCGCGACTCGGCCTGCAGATCCTCACCGGGTCGAGCGCCCAGATTCCCGTCGGCATCGTCACGGGACTCGTCGGCGGGCCGTATTTCCTCTATCTCATGCGCAAACAGGACAAACTGGGTGAACTCTGATGCACGACGATCATTCGAACACCGAGAACCGCCCCGACCCATCGACCGCCGGTGGGTCCGCATCGCTCGCGGGCGAGGAACTGGTCCTCGCGTATCCGGGGGGCGACGATCCGGTCGTCGACGGCGAATCGATCACGGTCGAACCCGGCGCCGTGACCGCGCTCGTCGGACCCAACGGCTCGGGCAAGAGCACCCTGTTGAAGGGGCTCGCCGACCAGCTCGCGCCCCAGCGTGGCTCGGTGTTGCTCGACGGGCGCGACGTCGAGGCCCACGGGTCGAAAGAACTCGCTCGAAAGCTCGGACTGCTCTCCCAGGAGAGCACTTCGCCCGACGGAATCACCGTCGAGGACCTCGTGTACCACGGCCGCTACCCCCACCGGGGGGTCTTCGAACGCGTCACCGACGAGGATCAGCGGGCGGTCGACCGGGCGATCGATCTCGCAGGCTGTGACCATCTCCGAGACCGCGCCGTCGGCAGCCTCAGCGGCGGGCAGCGGCAGTTGGCGTGGATCGCGATGGCGCTCGCCCAGGAGACGGACGTTCTCCTGCTCGACGAGCCGACGACCTTCCTCGACCTCCATCACCAGTTGGAAGTGATGGAGATCATCGAGACGCTACGCGACGAGAGCGACATCACCGTCGTCGTCGTGCTTCACGACATCGAACAGGCGGCGCGACTCGCTGATCGTATGGTCGCGCTCAAGGACGGCGAGATCCGGTCGCGCGGGTCGCCGAAAACCGTCGTCACCGAGGGGCTGCTCGCGGACGTGTTCGATGTCGACGCCGACATCGAGTGGACGGAACGGGGACCACGGGTCACGCCGCTCCGCGCCCGACACGACGGCGCTGACTCGGGTCACCGCGCTCCGACGCCCCATGCTGACGGCGGGAGCGTCGAACAGTAACCAACGGGACACCTTGCGGTCGGACGGGTCCGGACCGTCCGCCGCGGTCGGGGAGCACCCGTTCGGTAGATCGGCCCACTCTTGTTTTTAGGCCAGCCTAAAGACCGGCAGTTATTTATAGAATTTAGGCTAGCCTAAAACCGATGCTACCATCGATCGGTACGACGCGACGTTGGACAGTGTGGACAGCCGTTCTCCTGTGTTTCCTACTCGTTGGCAGTGCAGCGACCGTCGTCGCGACGGCGCCCGCGCACGTCTCCGTCTCGGGAATGAGCGTCTCGGACGACGAACCGACGGTCGGGGAGACGATCACCGTCACACCGACGATCCGACACTCGGGGTCGGGAAGCGGTAGTTTCCAGGTGACGGAGGTGACGCTCGTCGACGCGAGCGGGACGCGCTACGCCGAGGCGAGCGACCTCGGCACGCTCGGCGCGGGCGACACCATCGACGTGCCGCTCAGCGCGACGCTTCAGTCCGCGGGGGAGCGAAAGCTCCTCGTCGAGGTTCGCGGGGTGCAGTACGACTCCGACGGCAAGTGGAACCGCGTGATCTACACGCGTCACCCCCTCTACGTGAGCGTCTCCGAGCCGACGACATCGACGACGAAGCCGCAGTTGAACGTCGACACGGCGGGTCTGACCGCCCGCACCGAGTCGACCGTTCGGGTGACGGCGTCGAATGGCGGCGACAGCGAACTGACGGACCTCTCGCTCCGCCTCTCGGGGAGCGATGGACTAGAGAACCGGACGAAACTTCAGCCCGCGCTCGCCGCGCAGAACTCGACGACGTTCGAGTTCGACGTGCGTCCGTCCCAGGCGGGGACCCAGCAGCTCAACGCGACGCTGCAGTACGACGGCGGGAGAACCGTCTCCACCACGAAAGACATCGAGGTCGCACCACTTCGAAACGACGCGGCCGTCTACGCGACCCTCTCCGAGCAAAACGAGTCGACGGTCCTCCAGTACCGGGTGAGCAACCACGGGAACACGCCGCTGGAGAACGTCGTCGTCTCCGGTGCAGCGACGGGGACGCCGCTGCCGACGACGGTGATGTCGACGGTCGAACCCGGCGCGTCGGAGACGGCGACCGTCGAGTTGAACGAACGGCCGTCGGGGGCAGCGACAGTGTCCGCGACCTACCAGATCGGCGCGACGACCGGACAGGCCGACCAGGCGATCCAGTTCGCCGCGGCCACATCGGACGAAAACGCGCCGGCGACGCCGAGCGACTCCCAAGGAATGACCGCCGCGCAGAACCGGGAGAACTGGTTCGGACCGCTCCCCTTCCTCACGGGCGGAGTCGTCGCGACCGGCTCCATCCTCGGCTACCGAAGCTGGCAGGGCAGGTAACACCGGCCGCGCGGCTGGCTCGGTGAGAGTTTAGGCGCCCCGAAAATCCGAAAACGCTTTATTGTTTTAGGTAGGCCTAAATATCATGGTGGGCGACGACGCGACGCGCACACTGACGACGCGGAGAGACGCGATCACGTGCGGTGCGGTCGCCCTGGGAGGTGCACTCACGGGGTGTCTCGGTGGGGGAGGGTCGGCCACCGAACCGGCCGAGACGACGGGGTCGTACAGCGTGACCATGTCCCCGGCCGGATCAGTGGGGTTCGAGAGCGTGCCCGAACGCGTCTTCACCGTCTTTCCGCAGTATCTGGACATGGCCGTCGCGCTGGGACGCGGCGACGCCGTCAACACGGTCTACGTCCCCGAGATGTCGGGGACGACGATGAGCCACTACTACCACCGCCTTGACGGCGTCGATCTGGCGTGGGACGGACTCGTCGACCCCCTGAGCGACGGCCTATCCAAGGAGCACCTGTACGCGCTCGACAGCGATGTTCACCTCGCGGATCCCGCGTGGGCGTCGACACAGACAAACTGGAGTCGCGAGGACATCGCGGAGATCGCCGACCAGGTCGCGCCGTGGGTTGGAAACTTCTACAGCGGGACGCAGGCGACGCCTCCGGACGGCTACGACGACTACGACTACTACTCCCTGTGGGACCTGTTCGGGAAGGTTGCACAGGTCTTCCAGGAGCAGGAGCGCTACGAGGCGCTCGCTCGGGTTCACGACGATCTCGTCTCGACCATCCAGGCCGACCTGCCGCCGGCAGAGGAGCGCCCGACGGTGGTGCGGTCGACGCTCGCGGCCGACGGATCGAGCTTCTACAGTTACCACCTCAACAAGCCGGGGTACTGGTTGGCCGACACGCGACCGCTGGGGGCGCACGACCCGTTCGACGACGCCGACTGGGGCGGTCTATGGGGGACCGTCGATTACGAGACGATGCTCGAGGCGGATCCCGACGTCTTCCTCCACCTGTGGGGGCTGACGCCGAACTACCAGATGGACGAGGTCCGGCAGTCGCTGGAGAGCCACGAGGTCGGCAGCCAGCTCGCTGCCGTCGAGAACGACCGCGTCTATCCCGCCGGGATGCGTTACCAGGGGCCGATCATGAACCTGTTCCAGATCGAAATGGGGGCGAAACAGCTCTACCCCGACCGGTTCGGGGCGTGGCCGGGCTACGAGGACGGCGATCACTACCCGGAACTTCCCGAAGACGAGCAGTTGTTCGATCGCCAGCGGGTTGCGGACATCGTCACCGGGAGGGCGGAGGGCGAATGACGGGCGCCCCGTCCGGAATCGCCTCGAACGAGCGCCCCGCCGCACCGCCACGCACCGGCTGAGATGGCCGTCGAGACACACGTCGACCAGGCCCGGTCGCGCGTCAACGCGGAACGGGCGGCGGTCGTGGCCAAGCGCGACGCGTTCGAGACGTTCCGCGACCGGGTGGCGGGGATCGCACCCGAGCCGACGCCGTCGCTCTCGTCGGGCATCTCGACGACGGCCGGCGCCGTCCACGGGGAGTCCAGTACCGACGACCGCTGTCGAACGGTTCGGACGGCCTTCGCCGAGACCGTCCGCCCGCACAGCGTCGACGACGCGGCCGACGCCGAACCTCTGCTCGCGACCATCCGGGCCGAGTTCACGGATTCGATCGCCGTCGCGCTCGCCCCGACGACTGCGCCGCCGTTCTCGGCGGAACTCAAGCGGGCCATCGTCGCCGAAACCACTGCCCGGCAGGCCGAAATCGAGACGCTGGATCGGGCGCTCGAGCGGGAGCGCGCGCAGCTCGATGACGCCGGAACGGTCCTCTGGACGGTCACCGACTGGATCGCCGACGCGAACGAGACGCCGCTGTCGGCGCTGGGGTTCGACACGCTCCGGAAGCGACACGAGACACTCGCGGCACACCGCGATCGGTGTGCGGACCTCACCGAGCAGCGGCAGGCGTTCCTCCGAGAGACGACGACCGGGGACGCCGGCGCCGAGATCCACCACCGCGACCTCGTTCCGTATCTCTACGGGGAGTCTCCGGTCGACTATCCGGTCCTGACGACGGCCACGCGTCTGGACGATGTCTGTGCCGCGTGTCAGCGAACCGTCCGCGACCATCTGGTACGGAGGGCCTGACCGGACGATGAGCGGGGCGTCCGAGTATCTCCTCGTCCTCTACATCGCCGAGCAAGGGGCGGGGGCACCCGTCCCACCGGGTGATGTCGCCGAGGCGGTCGGTCGCTCCCCGTCCGCGACGACGGAGATGCTCCAGCGACTCGCCGAGCAGGGCCTCGTCACGCACGAACCGTACGAGGGGGCGACCCTGACTGCCGACGGACGGGCGAGAGCCGAGGAGATCCACGGGACGTACACCACCCTCTCGCGGTTCTTCGGGGAGGTGCTCGATCTGGACGACCCCGAGGATGCCGCGATGTCGGTGGCCGGGAACATCAGCCCCGCTGTGGCAAACCGGCTCGCCGCGACCCTCCTCGATGGGGATCCCATGCAGAGTCGGCTGTCGAACGGGGAACAGTCGTGATCGCCGCCCCGCTGCGGACGGATCGAAAAAGAGGCGTTCGAGGCCGACGACGACACGATCGATGACGGAGTCAGAGACCACCGACCGAACGACGATTCGCACCGGCCGCGAGTTCGAACAGGAGTACCGTCTCGACGCGAGCGAAGCCGGCGATTTTCTGATCGACCTCGGCGAGCAACTCCGTGACGGCGACGAACTGACCCTCGTCGAGGAGGAGTGGGAACTCCCCTTCGCCTTCGGTGAGCCGGTCGACCTCGACATCGACTTCGACGGCGTCGGCGAGCCGACCCTGGAAATCGAAGTCGAACTTCCCGGTCGAACCGACGAAAAAGCGCCCGATATCGCGTAGATTAGTTCGACGCGGAGTCGAGGACGAGCGTGTCGTCCTCGAGGTAGTGGTGGAAGACGTGGGCATGGTCCTCGATGCCTTCGAGCTGCTCGCGCAGCATCTGGGCGGTCGCGTGGTCGCCGAGACCCTCCGCGAGCTCGATGTGTTCGCGGTAGCTCTCGATGATGTCGCCGTACATCTCGAGGTCGTTCGCCAGCGAGGTTCGGATGTCGTAGACATCCTCGTTTTCGGGGTCGACGGTAGCCACCTCGGAGAGGGTAGCCATGTTCGCGTGGGGAACGCCGCCGAGCGCCTGGAGCCGCTCGGCGAGTTCGTCGGCCGCGGCCTCGACTGCCTCGTACGCCTCCTGCAGGAAGACGTGGATGTCGCGGAACTCCGCGCCCTCGACGTTCCAGTGGTGCTTGTGGAGCTGATGGTACAGCACGTACGCGTCCGCGAGGTCCGTGTTCAGCGCCTCGATGATCCGCGCCGTCTTCTCCTCTTCGAGTCGGACCGGGTTCTCGCCAACCGTGCCTGCTTCCTGACGAACCGTCTTGTGAGTGTTCATTGCGTTTCATACGACGCTCGCCATCCCCTTATAACTTTTCAATAATCGTACAATTTTTCGCACGGCCTAAAATCGGAGATAATAGCACATTTTCCCGTTCTATGCGGTTATTCCTGCTAATCGGTGTTTCCGCAGTCTCAGATCATATCAGTATTAATATATAATACAGATCCGTAAGTGACGGGCCGATCATCGTGTCGAATCCCCATTTCTGCGGGGAGAGCGAGTGTTCGTCGACAGGACGGTGGATCACCGGGACCGACCGCGGGATATTTAGTATTACACGGTCATTTCACGGCCATGCGACAATCGGTCCTCGCCGGCTTCGGTGTGTTTCTGCTCTGTATAGCGGCGCTCGGCGCTCCGCTAGCAGGGGCGAACGGAGAGTACGATGTCACCACGGATCGAGGGATCGACGTCCCCGACCGGACGGTCGAACAGGGTGGCGACACCTTCACGATCACCACGATCTCACGGGGCGACCCCGGTGATTCGGTTTCGGTGACTGCGAACGCCCCCGAGGGGACCGATATCACGCTCTATCTCTACAACAGCGATCAGGCTATCGTCGACGCCCGCGAGGGGACCGGGACCACGACGTTCGAGTTCGCCCTCGAGAACGACAGCGGGGCCGGATACGAGTCCGGAACCTACGCCTTCATGCTCCAGCAGGACGGCTCGCGCGAAGCGGTCCACCCGCTCGTGGTCCGGGGCTACTCGACGGCCGTGAACGTTCCGGGATCGGCCACGGCGGGTGAGGACGTGTCTATCTCCGCCACCATCGAGAAACTCCGCGGGCAGGACCGAGAACGCGTCGAGATAGCAGTCGCGAACGAGGGGACGACGGTCCGTGAGACGGCGACCGAAGACGGCTCGGGGACGTACAGCGCCACGGTCGACACGAGCGAGCTCTCGCCCGGAACGTACGACGTGTACGCGACCGTTCGCGGCTCGGAACAGGCGCTCGGTCAGAACGAGATCCTCGGACTGGGCGACCCGCAGACGCTCACCATCGAAGAGGCGGAGACATCGAACGGCGGTGGTGGCGGAGGCGGAGGCGGCGGTGGCGGAGGCGGCAGTAGCGGCGAAAGCGACACCGCGGAGCCGGACGACACGTCGGACGAGACGACGCCCGCCGAGGACCAAGCACGGAACGTCGCGGAGTCGGTGACCAAGGGGATCGTCGACGAGGACGCCGAGTCACAGGGCGTGAGCGTCGAGATCGACACCGAGACGCTGACCGAAATCACGTTCTCCGACGGGGCGGTGCAGGCGACCGGGGATCTCACAGTCGAACGCCACGCCTCGCCGTCATCGACGTTCACCCAGCAGTTCGGCGACTCGGACGTCGTGACATCAGTGAACATCGAGGTGCCGCCAGCGGCGGCGGACAGCCCCGCAACGCTGCGGTTCACGCTGAGTGAGGAATCCCTCGGTGATCGGAACCCCGAGAACATCGGCGTCGTGCGGGCCGTCGACGGCGGGCTACAGCTGATCCCGACAGAGGTCGAATCGACCGACACGGGCGTCGTCGTCACGGCCGAGACACCCGGGTTCTCGGAGTTTGCCGTCGTAACCGTCGAGCCGGATTCACAGGATACGAGCGGGACGGCGACGGCCGACGCGACATCGACGCCAGACGCGACGGCGACCGACGGCGGGGCGCTCACGCCGAACACGCAGACGGGGACCGCCGACGGGACGGCGACGAGCGGTGACGGCTCGACACGTATCGTTCAGGTCGTCGTCGCGACGCTCCTGCTCGTGATCGTCGGCGCGCGGCGATACCGGGTCTGATTCCAGCATGCGGCTCTCCGTCCTCGGACGCACGCTGTCCATCGGCGCGCCTCAGGCCGTTCTCGCGGGGTTGTCGCTCGCGTTCGTCGTCGCCCTCGTGACGGCCGGCGTGACGGCCACAGCGCCGTTCGCCGCGTACAACGCCGACTGGACGGGAACGGCCGACCTGCGAGCGTTGGCCGACGAGGGCGACCGGAGCGTGTTCGTCGTGTCGAACGCGATGCTCCCGGCCGAAACGCGGCCCAACGAGACGGTGCTGCTGTTGCTCGGCGTCGGTGAACTGACGCCCGAGACACGAGGTGACGTGGAACAGTTCGTCGAACGGGGCGGGACGCTCGTCGTCACCGCGGACGCCGATACGAACAGCACCCCCCTGCTGGAGACGGTCGGAGCGACCGCCCGAATCCAGGACGGCCCGCTCCGCGATCCCCGAGAGTACTACCGGTCGCCCGCGCTCCCGATAGCCGAGCCGACCGAAAACGCCGAACTGCCGAACGGCTCCGGTATCATCCTCAATCACGCGGGCGTCGTCGACCCCGGTGGGGCGACGGTCCTCGCGCGGACCTCCGAGTTCGCGTACATCGACACGAACCGAAACGGGGAGTTCGACAGCACCGAATCACTCGGCTCGCGCCCCGTCCTGACGACCGAACGGGTGGCCGACGGGCGCGTGGTCGTCCTCAGCGATTCGAGCGTGTTCGTCAACGCGATGCTGGACCGACCGGGGAACGAAGCGCTCGCCACAGCGCTTCTCGCGGACCACGAACGCGTCGTGCTCTCCAGTGACGGAGCGGCGCCCGTCCCGCCGGTCGCCAACGCCCTCCTCGTCCTGCGTCGGAGTCCGGGGCTTCAGATGGTGACGCTCGTCGGCCTCCTCGGGACAGTCGTGGCATCGCGGCGGTATCTCGAACGCGGCGAGGCGTTCGGCGAACGCGATCCGACCGGTGACATCGGGCAACCGGGTGAATCAGGCGACGATTCGACGCCGTCGGAGCGGGTCGAGGGGTTCGTCGCCGTGCTCCGACAGGACCATCCGGAGTGGGACCGCGGACGGCTCGAACGCGTCGTGCGCGCAGCGATCGATCGAGAGGATTCCAACGATGAGTGACACTGACCCCGTCGAGACGCCGCGTACCGTGTACACAGACATTCGAGACGCCGTCGAATCGGTGCTGATCGGGAACGATCCGATCATCCGCGGGTTGACGATCTCCCTCCTGACAGGCGGGCACGTCCTGATCGAAGGGGTTCCCGGCGTGGGAAAGACTACCGGAGCACGGCTGTTCGCCCGAGCGACGGGCCTCGATTACGGCCGGATCCAGATGACGCCCGACGTCCTCCCGGCGGACATCACCGGCACGGAGGTCTACCGGGAACACACGGGCGAGTTCGACCTGCAGCGCGGGCCGATATTCGCGAACGTGGTCGTCGCCGACGAGATCAATCGCGCGACGCCGAAGACCCAGAGCGCGCTGCTCGAAGCCATGCAGGAACGGACCGTCACGATCGGCGGAGACACGCTCTCGCTCCCCGATCCGTTCCTCGTCATCGCCACCCAGAACCCCATCGAGTACGAGGGAACGTTCTCGCTCCCGGAGGCCCAGCGCGACCGGTTCCAGTTCAAACTGATCGCCGGGATCCCCGACCGGGACGACGAGACTGAACTACTCGACCGCTTCGACGAGCATCCTGATCTCGGCGCGGACGACATCGATCAGGCCGTCACCCGGGAGCAAC comes from Haloplanus sp. XH21 and encodes:
- the dpsA gene encoding DNA starvation/stationary phase protection protein DpsA → MNTHKTVRQEAGTVGENPVRLEEEKTARIIEALNTDLADAYVLYHQLHKHHWNVEGAEFRDIHVFLQEAYEAVEAAADELAERLQALGGVPHANMATLSEVATVDPENEDVYDIRTSLANDLEMYGDIIESYREHIELAEGLGDHATAQMLREQLEGIEDHAHVFHHYLEDDTLVLDSASN
- a CDS encoding amphi-Trp domain-containing protein, yielding MTESETTDRTTIRTGREFEQEYRLDASEAGDFLIDLGEQLRDGDELTLVEEEWELPFAFGEPVDLDIDFDGVGEPTLEIEVELPGRTDEKAPDIA
- a CDS encoding AAA family ATPase, giving the protein MSDTDPVETPRTVYTDIRDAVESVLIGNDPIIRGLTISLLTGGHVLIEGVPGVGKTTGARLFARATGLDYGRIQMTPDVLPADITGTEVYREHTGEFDLQRGPIFANVVVADEINRATPKTQSALLEAMQERTVTIGGDTLSLPDPFLVIATQNPIEYEGTFSLPEAQRDRFQFKLIAGIPDRDDETELLDRFDEHPDLGADDIDQAVTREQLASASRAVEEVYVAPEIKEYILDLVDGTRTTDQLAHGASPRAALDLLQAAKGNAALEGRDYAIPDDVKSLALMTLGHRLVLSTDAELSERSARDIIQSVIDDTSVPSVDTGFEPSAVADD